ACAGCAGGCGACTTCTGTTAATGAAACCACCACCACTATGAATGAGTTAGGTTCTTCCTCAAGAGTGACTGTGCAACAAGCAGAATCATCCGCAGAAACTGCGCGTCAAGTTTTAAAGTTAGCAGAATCATCTGTAGCCGGAGCCACTCAAGTATTAAACCTAGCAGAGAATGGAGCAACGGGAGCGCGCCAAGTTTTGTCTTTGGCACAGGGGGGAAGTCAGACGGTTGAGCGAACTTTAGAGGGAATATCAATTCTGAAAGACAAAGTTACTAACATTGCCGAACAAATTGGACGTTTGAATGAGCAGGCTCATCAAATTAGCAGCATTACGAACATCGTCAGTGATTTAGCCAACCAAACAAATATGCTAGCCCTTAATGCAGCAGTAGAAGCCGTGCGGGCGGGAGAACAGGGCAAAGGATTTGGTGTAGTCGCCACAGAAATTCGTAAATTAGCCGATCAAAGTAAAAAATCAGCGGATAAAATTAATAGCTTAGTTTTAGGGATTCAAACAGCTATTAATTCAACTGTTGTTGCGACAGAAGAAGGACGGAAAACAGCCCAGGAAAGTATTCAACTTTCTCAAGAAACAGCAGAGGCTTTCAACCAAGTCACTCAATCGATTAACGAAATTATTTTAAAATCTTCTATGGGAGTAGCGGAAGCGATTAATTCGATTGTGTTGCACAATCAAAAAACTTCACTTGAAGCAATTGAAAATGTAGTAGTAAACAATCAACAAATTTCTTTAACAGCTAAACAGCAAGCAGTTGCGATTGAACAAGTTGTTGAGGCGATGAACTTTCTGAATCAGGGAGCTGTTCAAACTGCTACTGGGCTGGCTCAAACCAAAATTGGACTTCAAAAACTTAATGAAGCGGCTCAGAGTTTAAAAGCAGCGGCGTAAGGATTTTAGCTGAATTTAAACATTTATAATCTAAAATCTTCATTTTTAAACGAGGAGCAATCCTTGAGTCAGATAAAATTCTTCATTTAACGCAGTTTTTCTGAAACGTCCTTCAATCTATCAAGAACATGTCGAAAAAAATCGCTACAAAATACGCAAGGCTAACTCAAATAGTACCCTTAAGTTTTGGGACAGTATTTTGTCTAATGCTGTTGGGTGCATTGGCTTTTAAAATGAGTTCAAATACTTTAGTATCATCCGTCGGTTGGGTGACGCATACTTATGAAGTCAAAGAAGACTTGAAAGACTTGGAAAAGATGTTAATTGATGCTGAAACCGGACAAAGAGGGTTTATTATTACGGGTCAAGAGAGCTTTTTAGAACCTTACAACAATTCAATACAAAAATTAAATGCTCGATTTGATGAAATAAAAAAATTGCTTAAAGATAATCCCGATCAAATCAGGAATTTAAGCGAAATTAAAAATTTATCTGATCAAAAAATGAAGGAATTAGCTGAAACTATTTTCCTGAAAAGAACCGGCAAAGAACAAGCATTAAGAACTTTAATCTTGTCGGCAAAGGGAAAAAATATTATGGATAATTTTAGAGTAAAAACGGCTGAAATGATTGAAGCTGAAAACCAGCTTTTAATCAAAAGGCAAAACATAGCAAAACAAGCTGAGGAATGGGGGAACCTTACTTCTTTCGGAATTCCCGTTTTGGGTATAATTTTCTGCTTATTCATTTTATTGTTTATTACCCGACGAGTTGTACAGCCACTTAATATGGTGGCAAGCTCAATCGCTAGATCTTCTGGCGAAATTTCGATCGCAGTAGAGCAACACGAACGGATTGCTCAGCAACAGGCTGTTTCGGTTAATCAAACCAGTACGACGATGAATGAATTAGGTGCATCCTCAAAAGCAACAGTTGAACAAGCCCAATCAGCGGCAGAAAATGCGCGTCAGGTCTTCAGGTTAGCCGAATCATCAGTAGTAGGGGCTACACAGGTATTAAACCTTGCAGAAGATGGAACTACTACAGCCCGTCAAGTTTTATCTTTGGCAGAGGGGGGAACCCAAACAGTTGAGCGTACCTTAGAGGAAATATTTATCCTCAAAGAAAAAGTCAGCAAGATCAGTCAGCAAATTGGACGTTTGAGCGAGCAAACGAATCAAATTGGCACCATTACGAACATCGTCAGCGATTTAGCCAATCAAACAAATATGCTTGCTCTCAATGCGGCGGTGGAAGCTGTACGGGCGGGAGAACATGGTAAAGGATTTGGGGTCGTGGCTACAGAAATTCGTAAATTAGCCGACCAAAGTAAAAAATCAGCCGATAAAATTAATACCCTCATTTTTGGGATTCAGTCGGCAATCAGTTCCACAGTTATGGCTACGGAAGAAGGCCAAAAAACTGCTCAGGAAGGCATCAAACTGTCTCAAGAAACGAGCAAGGCGTTTACGAATGTTACTCAAGCGATTAATGAGGTGATTTTAAAATCTTCTCAGGGAGTTGCTGAGGCAATCAATGATATTGTTTTGCATAATCAAACAACCGCGCTGACCGCAATTGAGGATGTGGTGGTGAACCTTCAACAAATTTCCCTAACTGCTAAAGAGCAAGCCAATGCCATTGAGCAAGTCGTTGAAGCCATGAGCAGTTTAAATGAGGGAGCAGTTGAGACAGCCAGCGGTATCACACAAACTAAAGTGGGGATTCAAAAACTCAACGAGGCGGCTTGTGATCTCAAAGCTGTTGTGTAGGGATTACAAATTTTAGATTCTTAAAGTTATCTAAAATCTATAATCCCCAAGTCATCTAACCGGGAGGCCATTTCATATGGCGTCCGCCGAGAATATGTAAATGCAGGTGATCAACTGTTTGGCCGCCATCATCGCCGTTGTTAATGACGAGGCGAAAACCATTACTTAAACCGGCCTCGTCGGCAATGCGCTTAGCAATTAACAGCAAATGCCCCATCAGCGCGTGATCTTCTGATGTCGCCTCAGCAAGTTTAGGAATCGGTTTCTTAGGAATTAACAGCAGGTGCACCGGCGCTTGAGGGTGAATGTCTTTGAAGGCAAGGCACAAGTCATCTTCATAAACAATATCCGCTGGAATTTCCTTACGAATAATTTTGCTGAAAATAGTTTCTGTGGTTTCACTCATGCAGATACTTCCTTGATTGTGCTATATGCCATCCTAAGGGGGTAAGGCGTTTGAGTAAACTACTTTTTGTTAATAAAGATTGCGAAGATTTTGCTCAGTTGTGGGGGAGTGGGTAGAGAATGATAGCGTTATTATGAATGCTGGTAGTTACCTAGCTCTAAAAAATGATTAGAAAGCTTTTTTAAAAAATATAAATTCCAGACCGATAATTTTTACCAATTTCAGGAAGATTAAAGTGCTTGCGAGAGTTTGGAGTGCATCGCTGGTTGGCATCGACGCCGTTAAAGTCGGTGTAGAAGTTGATGTGTCGGGTGGCTTGCCGGGAATTGTGGTGGTGGGGCTGCCAGATACCGCCGTGCAAGAGTCGAAAGAAAGAGTCAAGGCGGCGCTGAAAAATGCCGGCTATGCCTTTCCAATGCGGCGAATTGTGATTAATTTAACACCGGCAGATTTACGAAAAGAAGGGCCGATCTTCGATCTATCGATTAGTGTCGGGATTTTAGCCGCCTCTGAGCAAGTCAGTGCCCAGTTGCTGGGAGATTATTTATTTTTGGGGGAAGTTTCCCTGGATGGCAGTTTGCGTCCCGTTGCCGGCGTGTTGCCCATTGCAGCGGCGGCCCAAAGGCTGGGGATCACCGGCTTGGTGGTGCCGGCAGCAAATGCCCAGGAAGCGGCTGTGGTGCAAGGGATATCCGTCTATGGGTGCAAGCATCTGGCTGAAGTGGCAGACTTGCTCAATAATCCAGAACGCTATGTGCCGGTGAAACTGGATGGGTTAAAAGAGTTAGCGACAGCGCAATATGCCGGCCCTGACTTAAAGGATGTTAAAGGTCAAGCCCACGCCCGCCGCGCCTTGGAAATTGCCGCTGCCGGTGGTCACAATCTCATCTTTGTAGGGCCACCGGGAAGCGGTAAAACCATGCTGGCACGACGGTTGCCTGGAATTCTGCCACCGCTATCGTTTCAGGAAGCCCTTGAAGTCACGCAAATTCATTCTGTTGCCGGTCTTTTAAAAAATAGAGGTTCCCTCGTCAGCGATCGCCCCTTCCGCAGCCCCCACCACTCAGCCTCTGGCCCTTCCCTTGTCGGCGGCGGCAGTTTCCCAAGACCTGGAGAAATCTCTCTCGCCCACCGGGGGATCTTATTTCTCGATGAGTTAACCGAGTTTAAACGCGATGTTTTAGAATTTCTGCGCCAGCCGCTAGAAGATGGTCACGTTACAATCTCGCGTACGCGGCAATCTGTGAGTTTTCCCGCACAATTTACCTTAGTTGCCAGTACAAATCCCTGCCCCTGCGGCTATTTTGGAGATTCAATTCAGGCTTGTACGTGTACGCCCCGGCACCGAGAGCAATACTGGGCAAAGCTTTCTGGGCCTTTGATGGATCGGATTGACTTGCAAGTGGCGGTCAACCGGCTCAAACCTGAAGAAATTACGCGCCAACCCACGGGTGAGGAATCTGCGCCGGTGCGAGATCGGGTGAGGGCAGCACGGGAACGCACCCGTGATCGCTTTAAAGAAGACCCAGCGGTGGGCTGCAATGCTGAAATGCAGTCACAGCATTTGCGCCGGTGGTGCCAGCTAGAAGATGCTAGCCGCAATTTATTAGAAGGCGCAATTCGCAAGTTGGGTCTTTCGGCGCGGGCGACTGACCGCATCCTGAAAGTGGCGAGAACCATTGCAGATTTGGCAGGGGATGAGAACTTGCAAACTCCCCATGTAGCTGAAGCGATTCAGTACCGCACAATTGACCGAATGCAGTGAGAGTAAGGGCTGAGTTTTAAACCGGCTCTTGATAGTAAGTGAAAAAGTCTGTTTTGGTATGAGATATTCTTGAAAGCCGGTAAAAATAAAAAGCATCACGCTTGTTGTCAAATGTGATGCTTTAATTTTTAACAAATAAAAGTGAACTCGAAAAACTTCACTTTTAGCAAATTTGAGCACAGTTAACTTCAACTTGCTCCGCCAAAACCCTGGCAATTAAAACCGGCTCCAATAAATTTGGAGGAGACCCAACCTTCTAATGGCTGATCACCATTGGGTAATTCCGCCCTGGTAATATACAACCAGTGCCAAGCCTCTGTATTCATTGGGGCGCTATTTCTTCTTGCCACCCTGACTTTTGCGCCTTTGGGGATGCTGCTGATCACCCGGTAAACTACCCCCGGCCCTTCTCGGACAGCGAGAGGGGTACTTTGGGTTGTGACATTTGCACAGTAGTCGGCAATTAAAACCGGCTCTGGACTGCCGTTTTGGCCGGCTACAGCGCCCGTCCCCAAACCCACTACAGCCAATGAAAGCCCTGCTGCTAGTGTTAAGGATTTTCTCAATTGATTCATCTTTCTTAATTCTTACTCGTTAAGGTTCTAAATTTAGCCAGCACCCGCGTTATCTTGGAGTGTGTATAATCTTACTCAAACAATTTTTAAATCTCTCTATTCTTTAACTTTTTTTCCCATTGTTCTTTTGTACAATACCAGGCAGAGGTAGGGACGCTTTCTCAATTTTGGATATTTTAGGATTATAAGCGAGTCGCTTTTTTAAATTTTGATAGTTTAGAAGCTTGGATTTTAAACTAATAGCAATTTCCTCAACTAAATTTTTTATTGTTGAAAATAATGCAAATTCACAGCAAAATCTGTTCGGATAGCATCCGCTTAGTCATTTTATTTGCCTCACTCCGGGCGGTAGCCGGCCTACCGCTTATTTGACGTTGCTCGTTAGCCGGCAGTCCCACCATCGCTCCCGGATGATTCTGATGTGAGCGATCCCCGACCGGCACCTGTTTTTTTCCGCTGTTCCTGAGGCACCGGCTCAGATTCTAAGGCAGGCGGCGACACTGCGCTCTCAGATAGATTGCGAGAAGTGTGCAAGCGGAAGCCCATTTGTTGTAGGTAATCCCACCCCCTTTGCATTGCTACAGGTCGGTCTATTTGAGTGGAAATCCACTCGGCCACTTTCCGGCTGTTCCATAACCCACCATCAGGGGCCGGCCCATGTAAAGCTTGCCACAATAGAGCTTGCTGATCCTCAGACAGCAACGGCTCGCCACCCGGATTTTCGTGACGGCGATCTCCGAGTCCTTCTGGCCCAAGTTGGTTGTAGCGGCGAACAATTTTGCGAATCCAATCCAAGCTATAACCCGTTACCTGCGCGACTTCTTGGGTCGTTTTTCCAGAAGCCAGCAGCCACACAATTTGATAATGACTGCGTTCAACCGGATCTTTAGCTTGGCGGTAACGCGTTTCAAGTTCAGTTGCGTTGAGGAGCGGTTGAATGGTTACACGTTTAGGCATATTTGCGAATCGCACCTTCAGTGATGTAATGAGTTTACAGAAATTAGCGGGAAATCTAAAATCTCAATACTTTATGCCGGTGGAGCGCAGACTGCAGGGCAACTCACCATTGCCATATAATCAGGGGCAAACTCGAAAATGTGGTCTGAGCCTGAAAATCCTATAACAGTTAATTAAAAGCTGATTTGCTGCTCAGCAAGCTTTGCGCTCAACAATATTACGGAGGGAAGGTTAACTGTGGACATTATCGAGATTCTTCAGCAAGACTATCAAAGATTTCCCCTTGACCAAACTTACAGTATTTATGATAAAAATGTTTATTTTAAAGATCCGCTCAATGAGTTTCGGGGTGTAGAACGCTACCGGCTGATGATCGGTTTTATCAAGACTTGGTTTATTGACACGCAAATGGATGTGCACGATATGCAGCGTGCCGGTGACACGATTGAAACCCGCTGGACACTGAGCTTTAACGCGCCGGTTCCCTGGAAACCCCGGATCGCCATTCCCGGTAAGAGTGAATTAAAACTCAACGCTGAAGAATTAATTGTTTCTCACATTGATTATTGGAACTGTTCGCGCCTTGATGTTGTAAAGCAGTTGTGGCCCGGAAAATCCGCTAAGGTTAATTAATGTAAAAACTTCTCAGGAGTAGTTATGACTGGGAGCTGGAAATTGAGGGGTTAATCAGTCAACAAATTGCCAGTGCAGATTGAAAATTGAGGATTGACGCCGCATCCACCGGCACTGAGGAACGCAAAATCGCTAAATGCCTAACAGGGATTGAAATCTCCCTTCAGCCAGACCTGTTGCCGACGAAAACCCGCTAAATTAAATAAATGT
This genomic stretch from Microcoleus sp. FACHB-672 harbors:
- a CDS encoding DUF2358 domain-containing protein, with translation MDIIEILQQDYQRFPLDQTYSIYDKNVYFKDPLNEFRGVERYRLMIGFIKTWFIDTQMDVHDMQRAGDTIETRWTLSFNAPVPWKPRIAIPGKSELKLNAEELIVSHIDYWNCSRLDVVKQLWPGKSAKVN
- a CDS encoding SH3 domain-containing protein; this encodes MNQLRKSLTLAAGLSLAVVGLGTGAVAGQNGSPEPVLIADYCANVTTQSTPLAVREGPGVVYRVISSIPKGAKVRVARRNSAPMNTEAWHWLYITRAELPNGDQPLEGWVSSKFIGAGFNCQGFGGAS
- a CDS encoding helix-turn-helix domain-containing protein; translated protein: MPKRVTIQPLLNATELETRYRQAKDPVERSHYQIVWLLASGKTTQEVAQVTGYSLDWIRKIVRRYNQLGPEGLGDRRHENPGGEPLLSEDQQALLWQALHGPAPDGGLWNSRKVAEWISTQIDRPVAMQRGWDYLQQMGFRLHTSRNLSESAVSPPALESEPVPQEQRKKTGAGRGSLTSESSGSDGGTAG
- a CDS encoding methyl-accepting chemotaxis protein — translated: MLANLKLRGRIFTGFSIPVVLGLGFSGLVFFVGNQLLEALKQVERTQEIVVQTDIMVLRTSMMARQVRGYLLVKSEEPLKEFRKQKQLYDMAVEASKNLIEDPVQQQIFNEMIQLGDEYYEMCLETFRLKDAGQHNQAVNLYLKESKAMVGGLDLLGEKANQNERKIMESYTRSAANAVQFLILAAVVTALLSLVLSGAAASLIWGTIAKTNRTMNQTANTIAGSSTQIAASVEQQERNASQQATSVNETTTTMNELGSSSRVTVQQAESSAETARQVLKLAESSVAGATQVLNLAENGATGARQVLSLAQGGSQTVERTLEGISILKDKVTNIAEQIGRLNEQAHQISSITNIVSDLANQTNMLALNAAVEAVRAGEQGKGFGVVATEIRKLADQSKKSADKINSLVLGIQTAINSTVVATEEGRKTAQESIQLSQETAEAFNQVTQSINEIILKSSMGVAEAINSIVLHNQKTSLEAIENVVVNNQQISLTAKQQAVAIEQVVEAMNFLNQGAVQTATGLAQTKIGLQKLNEAAQSLKAAA
- a CDS encoding YifB family Mg chelatase-like AAA ATPase, whose protein sequence is MLARVWSASLVGIDAVKVGVEVDVSGGLPGIVVVGLPDTAVQESKERVKAALKNAGYAFPMRRIVINLTPADLRKEGPIFDLSISVGILAASEQVSAQLLGDYLFLGEVSLDGSLRPVAGVLPIAAAAQRLGITGLVVPAANAQEAAVVQGISVYGCKHLAEVADLLNNPERYVPVKLDGLKELATAQYAGPDLKDVKGQAHARRALEIAAAGGHNLIFVGPPGSGKTMLARRLPGILPPLSFQEALEVTQIHSVAGLLKNRGSLVSDRPFRSPHHSASGPSLVGGGSFPRPGEISLAHRGILFLDELTEFKRDVLEFLRQPLEDGHVTISRTRQSVSFPAQFTLVASTNPCPCGYFGDSIQACTCTPRHREQYWAKLSGPLMDRIDLQVAVNRLKPEEITRQPTGEESAPVRDRVRAARERTRDRFKEDPAVGCNAEMQSQHLRRWCQLEDASRNLLEGAIRKLGLSARATDRILKVARTIADLAGDENLQTPHVAEAIQYRTIDRMQ
- a CDS encoding CHASE3 domain-containing protein, with translation MSSNTLVSSVGWVTHTYEVKEDLKDLEKMLIDAETGQRGFIITGQESFLEPYNNSIQKLNARFDEIKKLLKDNPDQIRNLSEIKNLSDQKMKELAETIFLKRTGKEQALRTLILSAKGKNIMDNFRVKTAEMIEAENQLLIKRQNIAKQAEEWGNLTSFGIPVLGIIFCLFILLFITRRVVQPLNMVASSIARSSGEISIAVEQHERIAQQQAVSVNQTSTTMNELGASSKATVEQAQSAAENARQVFRLAESSVVGATQVLNLAEDGTTTARQVLSLAEGGTQTVERTLEEIFILKEKVSKISQQIGRLSEQTNQIGTITNIVSDLANQTNMLALNAAVEAVRAGEHGKGFGVVATEIRKLADQSKKSADKINTLIFGIQSAISSTVMATEEGQKTAQEGIKLSQETSKAFTNVTQAINEVILKSSQGVAEAINDIVLHNQTTALTAIEDVVVNLQQISLTAKEQANAIEQVVEAMSSLNEGAVETASGITQTKVGIQKLNEAACDLKAVV
- a CDS encoding histidine triad nucleotide-binding protein — translated: MSETTETIFSKIIRKEIPADIVYEDDLCLAFKDIHPQAPVHLLLIPKKPIPKLAEATSEDHALMGHLLLIAKRIADEAGLSNGFRLVINNGDDGGQTVDHLHLHILGGRHMKWPPG